Within Caulobacter segnis, the genomic segment TGACGTCGTGGTTCTCGACAACCTCGCCGCCCACAAGGGACCAAGAGCCGTCCAGGCCCTCAAGGCGCGGGGAGCCTGGTTCCTGTTCCTCCCGCCCTACTCGCCCGACCTCAACCCGATCGAGATGGCCTTCTCAAAGCTAAAAGCCCATCTGCGCGGCGCCTGCGCTCGCACCTTCGACGACCTCTGGAGGGCCGTCGGCGACATCTGCAGCCTCTACGAGCCCCAAGAGTGCTGGAACTACTTCAAGGCCGCTGGCTATGCGTCACATTAAACGCACGATGCTCTAGAGTGGTCGTTCCATGAAGACGCGGAGGCTCTCGTCGAGTCCCCGCGCCAGATGTTTGCGTCGGATCTCCATGAGGTCTGGCGCTAGTTTTTTGTCGTCGAGGTCGGCGAAGCCCAGGCGTCGGTACCAGGGCGCGTTCCACGGCACGTCGCGGAAGGTCGACAGCGTCAGGCGAGCCAGGCCGTCCGCCCGCGCCCGCTCGGCCACGGCCTCGATCAGGCCCGCGCCGATGCGCCGGCCCGCGAAGGCCGGCAGCACGTCGATCTGCTCGATATAGAGACCGTCTCCCACGGGGCGGAACATCACGAACGCCGCCAGGACGCCGTCCGTCTCGGCGACCAGCAGGCCGCGGATCGCGATGCGCGCGGCCAGCACCGGGGCGGGCGAGGGCTCGTCTTCGGCCAGGGCGTCCATCAGGCCGATGAAGCGCTGGGCCGAGGCGCGCTCCAGCGCGCGCAAGGCCTCGATCTCGGATGTCAGGGCGGGGCGAATGGCGAGGGTCACGCCGCCATGCTGGCCCGAACCGCTCCTCAAGGCCAGGAGGGGAGCGCCAAGCGGATCAGGCGGCGCGCGAGGCGGAGCTGGACGCGCCGGAGGGAATGTCGAACCGCTTGACCAGTTCGCCGAGGCGGGCGGCCTCGCCCTTCAGCGAGTGGGCGGCGGCGGTGGTCTCCTCCACCATGGCCGCGTTCTGCTGGGTCATCTGATCCATCTGGTTGACGGCGGTGTTGACCTCGCGAAGCCCGGTCGCCTGTTCCTGGGCCGCCGTGGCGATCTCGGCCACCAGAGTCGAGATCTCGCTGACGCGGGTGATGATGTTGCCCAGCGCGACGCCCGACTGGTCGACCAGGGCGACGCCGACATCGACCTTGGCGGTGGTGGCGTTGATCAGAACCTTGATCTCTCGGGCGGCGTCGGCCGAACGCTGGGCCAGGGCGCGAACTTCCTGGGCGACGACCGCGAACCCCTTGCCGCTGTCGCCGGCGCGGGCGGCCTCGACCCCCGCGTTCAGCGCTAGGAGGTTGGTCTGGAAGGCGATCTCGTCGATCACCCCGATGATGCGACCGATCTGCGCCGACGCCTCCTCGATCTCGCGCACGGCGGCGACGGCGTCGCGCACCGAGGCCTCGGTCGAGCGAGCCTCGTCGCGGGCGACGTCGACCATCTGGTTGGCCTTGACCGCGCCGTCGGCGGCCTGACGCACCGCGCTGGTGATCTGGCCAAGGGCCGCGGCGGTCTCTTCCAGGCTGGCGGCCTGTTGCTCCGTGCGGCGGGAAAGATCGTCGGCGGCCTGGGCGATCTCGGCCGCCCCGCAATCGACGCCGCGCGAGGCGCCGCCGATGTCGCCCATAGTGGCGTTCAGGGTCTGGGCGGTGGTGTTGAAATCCTGGCGCAGGCGCTCGTAGTCCGAGGCGAAGGCGTTGGTCAGGCGCACGCCCACCTGGCCGTCGGCCAGGCGGCGCAGGCCGTCGGCCAGGCCGTCCAGCGCCTCGCGGCGGCTTTCCTCTTCCGACCGGCGATCGGCCTCGACGGCGGCGCGCTGGCGGTCGGCGTCGCCGCGCGATCGTTCGTCGCGTTCGCGCAACGACTGGCGCTCCAGCAGGCTCTCGCGGAAGACGGCGATGGCCTTGGCCATCTCGCCCAGTTCGTCCTTGCGGTCGGCGAACGGCACGGCGGCGGCGTAGTCGTCATTGGCCAGGCCCGCCATGTAGCGCGTGATCGCCTGCACCGGCCGCACCACGGCGCGGCGCATGGCCCAGACACCGCCGCCGATCACGGCGCCCAACAGCAGCATCAGGCCCGCCGTCAGCGACAGGTCGGTCACCTGGCGATGGTGGGCGTCGGCCTCGACGGCGGCGTTGCCGGCGGCGATGACCGGCACGGCCTTGTCGACGGCGGCGCGGTGGGCGGCGTAGGCGCTGGACATCTCGGCATAGGCGGCGTCGGCGGCGGCTTGATCCTTGGCCTCCAGCGCCGCGACCAACTTGCGGGCGGCGGCCCGCACCCGCAGGGCGGCGACGTCGGAATCGCGCAGCAGGGTCTGGGTCACCTCGGGCGACAGGGTCTGCTTGCGCCAGTAGACGAGGCGGGCGTCGTACTCGCCCGACAGCCGGTCGATCTCCTTGGCCGCGTCGGCGATCTTGTCCGGCGTGCGGGTCAGATAGGCGGTCTGGGCGTCGAGATAGGTCTCGATCACGTACATCGGTGGCGGCAGGATGTCGGCCGTCAGGTCCTTGCCCGCGACGATCTCGTCATAGAGCGGACCACCGATGCGCTGGCTGGAGATGGCCTTCCACGAGCCGGCGGCCAGAAGGATCAGGCCGACCGTCAGCGCGGCGCCGAACAGATTCATCGCCCCGGATAACTTCAGGCGCATGGCTTCGTCCCCCGACACACCACTCGAACAAGAAACTTGCGCGAAGGTCTGCTCTCTTGATGAAGCACACCTTAACCGCGAT encodes:
- a CDS encoding GNAT family N-acetyltransferase, which produces MTLAIRPALTSEIEALRALERASAQRFIGLMDALAEDEPSPAPVLAARIAIRGLLVAETDGVLAAFVMFRPVGDGLYIEQIDVLPAFAGRRIGAGLIEAVAERARADGLARLTLSTFRDVPWNAPWYRRLGFADLDDKKLAPDLMEIRRKHLARGLDESLRVFMERPL
- a CDS encoding methyl-accepting chemotaxis protein, producing the protein MRLKLSGAMNLFGAALTVGLILLAAGSWKAISSQRIGGPLYDEIVAGKDLTADILPPPMYVIETYLDAQTAYLTRTPDKIADAAKEIDRLSGEYDARLVYWRKQTLSPEVTQTLLRDSDVAALRVRAAARKLVAALEAKDQAAADAAYAEMSSAYAAHRAAVDKAVPVIAAGNAAVEADAHHRQVTDLSLTAGLMLLLGAVIGGGVWAMRRAVVRPVQAITRYMAGLANDDYAAAVPFADRKDELGEMAKAIAVFRESLLERQSLRERDERSRGDADRQRAAVEADRRSEEESRREALDGLADGLRRLADGQVGVRLTNAFASDYERLRQDFNTTAQTLNATMGDIGGASRGVDCGAAEIAQAADDLSRRTEQQAASLEETAAALGQITSAVRQAADGAVKANQMVDVARDEARSTEASVRDAVAAVREIEEASAQIGRIIGVIDEIAFQTNLLALNAGVEAARAGDSGKGFAVVAQEVRALAQRSADAAREIKVLINATTAKVDVGVALVDQSGVALGNIITRVSEISTLVAEIATAAQEQATGLREVNTAVNQMDQMTQQNAAMVEETTAAAHSLKGEAARLGELVKRFDIPSGASSSASRAA